From Deferrivibrio essentukiensis, one genomic window encodes:
- a CDS encoding phenylacetate--CoA ligase family protein: MITIDKVTSFLRQNKDNKFIQYRLNGSNIKIDDICTYDDFKKIKPITRKDLAELTKDIKVFADFFDLCPIKIFESPGPIYNLLFESYYQYRFYKGLEYSSFGHCDIVVNTFSYHLTPAGEMFDEAVRKIGASVIPLGPSSSSKCAEVIKNTGATAFIGTKTFLKKVLEELGEKNSLLKSYLIAEKITDDERNYLSNKYDIEIYQGYGTAEAGLIATECQYKTGMHVDNEIFVEILNPENGDLLGENEVGEAYVTILNKNYPLIRYATGDLVSYTLEKCSCDREDMRILGVFGRVDSSVKVKGVFIHEWSLTEFANSYGVSIKLEISNDENNNDILSLHINKDVKGLDLAFKEKFKLRVNNINVNNDINKTEIIENRTYLKKR; the protein is encoded by the coding sequence ATGATAACTATTGATAAGGTTACAAGCTTTTTAAGACAAAATAAAGACAATAAGTTTATCCAATATAGATTAAATGGCTCAAATATTAAAATAGACGATATTTGCACATATGATGATTTCAAAAAAATCAAACCTATAACAAGAAAAGATTTGGCCGAGCTTACAAAAGATATAAAAGTATTTGCAGATTTTTTTGATTTGTGCCCTATTAAAATTTTTGAATCTCCCGGCCCTATTTATAACCTTTTGTTTGAAAGTTATTACCAGTACAGGTTTTACAAAGGATTGGAATATTCAAGTTTTGGTCATTGTGATATAGTCGTAAATACTTTTTCATATCATTTAACACCTGCCGGAGAAATGTTTGATGAAGCTGTAAGAAAAATTGGTGCATCAGTAATTCCATTAGGGCCGTCCTCCTCTTCAAAATGTGCTGAAGTTATAAAAAATACTGGTGCTACGGCATTTATAGGCACAAAAACTTTCTTGAAAAAAGTCTTGGAAGAGTTAGGTGAAAAAAATAGTCTTCTCAAGTCTTATCTTATTGCTGAAAAAATTACAGATGATGAGAGAAATTATTTGAGCAATAAGTATGATATAGAGATATATCAGGGGTATGGGACGGCGGAAGCAGGCCTTATTGCTACTGAGTGTCAGTACAAAACAGGTATGCATGTGGATAACGAAATTTTTGTAGAGATTTTAAATCCTGAAAATGGAGATTTATTAGGTGAAAATGAGGTTGGGGAAGCTTATGTCACTATATTGAACAAAAATTACCCTTTAATAAGATATGCTACAGGTGATTTAGTGAGTTATACATTAGAAAAATGCTCATGCGACAGGGAAGATATGAGGATTCTTGGTGTTTTTGGTCGTGTAGATTCATCAGTGAAGGTAAAAGGTGTATTTATTCACGAATGGAGTTTGACTGAATTTGCTAACAGCTATGGTGTGTCAATAAAACTTGAAATCAGTAACGATGAAAATAATAATGATATCTTATCATTGCATATAAATAAGGATGTTAAAGGGCTTGATTTGGCTTTTAAAGAAAAATTTAAATTGCGAGTTAATAACATTAATGTTAACAATGATATTAATAAAACTGAAATTATAGAAAATCGAACTTATTTAAAAAAGAGGTAA